The Desulfovibrio psychrotolerans genomic interval TTCTGCTTTCCGCTGCCATGGGGGCGTGGCACATGGGCATTGGGTTTATGATGCACCATCTGCAGGATGTGCTTATTCCGCCTTCACGGCTTCTTAGCTCCGGCGTGCTGCACGCCGTGGTTATTCCGCCGGTCTGGTTCTTCGTTCATATGCTCCGGGAAAGGGAGCTGCGCCATGTCAATGCATCTTGACCCGGAAGGGTATCAGCCGCCCAAAATGGGGCTGCTTCTTTTGCAGGGCGTGGTGGCACTGCTGTTCCTGTGCTTTTCTTTGCGTTTCTGGTTTCTGCAGATTCACAAGGGAGAAGACTTTGCCCGGCTGGCGCGTGAGAACAGGCTGCGGCAGGAGCGGGTGTATGCTCCGCGCGGGCTGCTCAGGGCTGCTGACGGCGAACTGCTCGCGGAGAACCGTCCTGCCTACGCTCTTGGGCTGGTGCGGGAAGACTGCAAGGACATTGCCTCCACCATTGCGCAGATAAGCCATTGGACGAACATTCCGGTGGAAACACTGTGGGCAAAATATTTCAAGGACAAGCCCAAGGTCAAACCGTTCGAGCCTCTGGTGCTTGCCCCGGATATTCCCTTTGACCTGCTGGCGCAGATAGAGTCCAATCTCATTCTGTGGCCGGGACTGGAGATTGTGGTGCGCCCCCGGCGGCACTATCTGCAGGGACCGCTTTTCGCCCATATTCTGGGATACGTGGCGGAAGCCAACGAAAAGGAACTGGAGGGAGACTCTGATCTGGATCTGGGCGATTCCGTGGGCAAGCAGGGGCTGGAACTCGTTCTGGATACTCGTTTGCGGGGCGAAAAGGGACTGCGGCAGCTTGAAGTGGATGTAATGGGCCGCAGGCTGAGCCGCAAAGAGGTACTGGAACCCAAGGCGGGAGAATCCGTCAAGCTTTCGCTGGATCTCGGGTTGCAGCAGATTGCCTATAAGCAGCTTGAGGGACAGGCCGGTGGTATTGTGGTCATGGACCCGGATTCCGGCAAGCTGCTGGCTTTGGTTACCAGCCCGAGTTACGATAACAATGCCTTTGCCTCTGGTCTTTCGGGCAAGCAGTGGGCCGAGTTGCGTGATGATCCGTATTTTCCGTTGCAGAACCGGGTTATTCAGTCGGTGTATCCGCCCGGTTCCGTCTGGAAGATTCTCATGGCCGGGTTGCTGCTCAAGGAAGGGGTGGACCCGCGTGAATCCGTGCATTGCAACGGAGAATTTTATCTGGGCAAAACCCTGTTCCGCTGCTGGAAAAAGCACGGGCACGGCAGGATGGACATGGCCCGTTCGCTCATTGAATCGTGCGACGTCTATTATTATGAAATGATAAACCGTGTGGGCATAGACAAGGTGGAAGCCTTTGCCCGGGCCAACGGTTTTGGCGAGCAGACCGGACTGGGGTTGCCGCACGAGCGTTCGGGACTTGTGCCTTCACGCGACTGGAAGCGCAAACGCTTCGGTGAATCGTGGCAGCGCGGCGAAACGGTCATTACCGCCATAGGGCAGGGATTTACCCTGACCACACCGGTGCAGATTGCCTGCTTTATCTCCTCGCTCATGAACGGCGGCAAGCTTATGCAGCCCAGCCTGCTGGCCGACGCGGAGCCGGTGGTGCGAAGGACAACGCCGCTAACCGAACCCCAACGGGCCTTTTTGCTCAAGGCCATGCAGGATACGGTGGAAGACCCGCGCGGCACGGCCAAACGGCTGCTTACCAAGGGAGCGGACATAGGGGGCAAGACCGGCACCGCACAGGTGGTGAAGCTCAAGTTCAAGAACAATGACGAACGTGTGAAGAACGAGGACATGGAGTACTGGGAGCGTGACCACGCATGGATGGCCGCATGGGGTGCCAAGGACGGACAGCGGTATGTGGTGGTCTGCATGGTTGAGCACGGTGGCGGGGGAAGTTCCGTTGCCGGGCCGGTGGTGAAGAATATTTTTGACTATCTCTTCGACGGCAAGGATGGGGATGACGATGGCGTTTGACAGACGGTTGCTCACACACATGAACTGGGCGCTCATCCTGTCTGCCGTAACCATATTTCTGGTGGGGGTGATGAACCTGTATTCCGCCAGTTCCTCCATGTCCGAAGAGGGCATTGCCCTTGGAACGTACTATCAGAAGCAGCTTGTGTGGGGCGGCATAGGGCTGCTGTGCATGATCGGGGTGATGCTGGTGGACTACCGGCACCTGCGCAGTCTGGCGTGGCCCATCTTTTTGCTGGCCATTATCCTGCTGGCCATGGTGCCCATTGCAGGAAAGACCAT includes:
- the mrdA gene encoding penicillin-binding protein 2, with translation MSMHLDPEGYQPPKMGLLLLQGVVALLFLCFSLRFWFLQIHKGEDFARLARENRLRQERVYAPRGLLRAADGELLAENRPAYALGLVREDCKDIASTIAQISHWTNIPVETLWAKYFKDKPKVKPFEPLVLAPDIPFDLLAQIESNLILWPGLEIVVRPRRHYLQGPLFAHILGYVAEANEKELEGDSDLDLGDSVGKQGLELVLDTRLRGEKGLRQLEVDVMGRRLSRKEVLEPKAGESVKLSLDLGLQQIAYKQLEGQAGGIVVMDPDSGKLLALVTSPSYDNNAFASGLSGKQWAELRDDPYFPLQNRVIQSVYPPGSVWKILMAGLLLKEGVDPRESVHCNGEFYLGKTLFRCWKKHGHGRMDMARSLIESCDVYYYEMINRVGIDKVEAFARANGFGEQTGLGLPHERSGLVPSRDWKRKRFGESWQRGETVITAIGQGFTLTTPVQIACFISSLMNGGKLMQPSLLADAEPVVRRTTPLTEPQRAFLLKAMQDTVEDPRGTAKRLLTKGADIGGKTGTAQVVKLKFKNNDERVKNEDMEYWERDHAWMAAWGAKDGQRYVVVCMVEHGGGGSSVAGPVVKNIFDYLFDGKDGDDDGV